The following proteins come from a genomic window of Rissa tridactyla isolate bRisTri1 chromosome 13, bRisTri1.patW.cur.20221130, whole genome shotgun sequence:
- the SMPD4 gene encoding sphingomyelin phosphodiesterase 4 isoform X2, translated as MAGPHLQQPSFLLATLKADCVNKPFVQRCHDLERVIEEFPAKELHGIFPWLVESIFGSLDGIIVGWNLRCLQGKTNPTEYPVALDFLDPSGPMMKLVYKLQAEEYRYDFPVSYLPGPVKASIQEQVLPECSLYHNKVQFPSSGGLGLNLALNPFEYYMFYFAISLITQKNSAVTHHVSPSNSAYFILVDTYLKCFLPTEGSVLPPPYSSPGGAIPSPTPRSPPVPFTSYGMHHTSLLKRHIAHQPSVNADPASQEIWRSETLLQIFVEMWLHHYSLEMYQKMQSPHVKESFKPTEEHVLVVRLLVKHLHAFSNSLKPEPLSPSAHSHTASPLEEFKRVVIPRFVQEKLYIFLQHCFGHWPLDASFRAVLEMWLSYLQPWRYAPEKPPQSTESLPRSVSEKWAAFIQENLLMYTKLFVGFLNRALRTDLVSPKNALMVFRVAKVFAQPNLAEMILKGEQLFLEPELVIPHRQHRLFMTSTLGGSFFSSWPPAITDASFKVKSHVYSLEGQDFQYKQMFGTEVRNLVLKLAQLICQAQQTAKSISDHSAETTASQSFFSWFRFTPSEMNGSYTGNDLDEIGQDSIKKTDEYLEKALEYLCQIFKLNEAQLTQMMMKCGTAQDENGKKQLPDCIESEDGLILTPLGRYQIINGLRRFEVQYQGDTELQPIRSYENATLVRLLFRLSSALNERFADQMDALCSREDFVGRLCRYHLTNPHLIQKIRYSPVVKDRTNQNWGPRISLRFLASYRTLISLLMIYFIASWFYIGPIGCTFVILIGYFLYAVIMTFFSEGWKPHEH; from the exons aTGGCCGGCCCGCACCTGCAGCAGCCCAGCTTCCTGCTG GCCACGTTGAAGGCAGATTGTGTGAACAAACCCTTCGTTCAGAGGTGCCACGACCTGGAGAGGGTCATTGAGGAGTTTCCTGCCAAG GAACTACATGGCATCTTCCCATGGCTAGTGGAGAGCATTTTTGGTAGCCTAGATGGCATCATCGTAGGCTGGAATCTTCGCTGTttgcaaggaaaaacaaatcctACTGAATATCCTGTGGCTTTGGATTTCCTGGATCCCAG CGGCCCAATGATGAAGCTGGTGTACAAACTCCAAGCAGAAGAGTATAGATATGATTTCCCAGTCTCATATCTTCCA GGCCCCGTGAAGGCTTCAATACAAGAGCAAGTCTTACCTGAATGTTCTTTATACCACAACAAAGTCCAGTTTCCTTCATCTGGTGGTTTAGGTTTGAATTTGGCTCTTA ATCCATTTGAATATTACATGTTCTACTTTGCAATTAGTTTGATTACACAGAAG AACTCAGCTGTCACCCATCATGTCAGCCCTTCCAACAGTGCTTATTTCATCTTGGTGGACACGTACCTGAAGTGTTTCCTACCCACAGAAGGAAGTGTCCTTCCTCCACCTTATTCAAGTCCTGGGGGAGCCATCCCTTCCCCAACTCCCAG GTCTCCACCAGTGCCTTTCACTTCCTATGGCATGCATCACACCAGCTTGCTGAAACGGCACATTGCCCATCAGCCTTCCGTGAATGCTGACCCAGCTTCCCAGGAGATCTGGAGATCAGAAACACTGCTTCAG atcTTTGTTGAAATGTGGCTTCATCATTATTCACTGGAAATGTATCAGAAAATGCAGTCCCCTCATGTCAAG GAGTCATTTAAGCCCACTGAAGAGCATGTGCTAGTGGTAAGGCTGCTTGTGAAACATCTACATGCTTTCAGCAACAGCCTGAAACCAGAGCCTCTCTCCCCTTCAGCCCACTCCCACACAGCCAGCCCACTAGAGGAGTTTAAAAG GGTTGTAATTCCTCGGTTTGTCCAGGAGAAGCTTTATATCTTTCtgcaacactgttttggtcactggCCTCTGGATGCCTCTTTCAGAGCA GTTCTTGAGATGTGGTTAAGTTACTTGCAGCCTTGGAGGTACGCTCCGGAAAAGCCACCACAAAGTACAGAGTCTTTACCTCGCAGCGTATCGGAGAAATG GGCTGCCTTCATTCAAGAAAACCTGCTCATGTATACTAAGCTGTTTGTAGGATTTCTGAACAGAGCTCTTCGAACAGACTTGGTCAGTCCAAAAAATGCTCTCATGGTGTTCCGAGTAGCCAAGGTCTTTGCTCAGCCCAATCTAGCTGAAATGATCCTGAAAG GAGAACAGTTATTCCTGGAGCCAGAACTTGTTATTCCACATCGTCAACACCGACTCTTTATGACCTCCACACTTGGCGGGAGCTTCTTTTCATCATGGCCTCCAGCTATTACAGATGCCTCATTTAAAGTGAAGAGTCATGTTTACAGCCTGGAAGGACAGGACTTCCAGTATAAACAGATGTTTGGCACAGAAGTCAGAAATTTG GTATTAAAACTGGCTCAGTTAATTTGTCAGGCGCAGCAGACGGCAAAATCCATATCAGACCATTCTGCGGAGACAACGGCTAGCCAGTCCTTCTTTTCGTGGTTTAGATTTACACCGTCGGAGATGAATGGTTCCTACACAGGCAATGACCTTGATGAAATTGGGCAAGACAGCATCAAAAAAACAGATGAATATTTAGAGAAGGCACTGGAATACTTGTGCCAAATCTTTAAG CTGAATGAAGCCCAGCTGACCCAGATGATGATGAAGTGTGGGACAGCTCAagatgagaatggaaaaaaacaacttccaGACTGCATTGAAAGTGAGGATGGCCTCATTCTTACACCCCTCGGCAGGTACCAG ATCATAAATGGCTTACGTAGATTTGAGGTGCAGTATCAAGGAGATACTGAACTTCAGCCCATCCGAAGCTACGAAAATGCCACTCTTGTCCGCCTCCTATTTCGTTTATCCTCAGCGCTTAACGAAAGG TTTGCTGATCAGATGGATGCGCTTTGCTCCAGGGAAGATTTTGTTGGTAGACTTTGTCGCTATCATCTTACCAACCCCCACCTCATACAGAAAATCAGGTATAGTCCCGTGGTGAAGGACAGAACAAACCAGAACTGGGGACCAAGAATCAGTCTGAGGTTTCTGGCTAGCTACAGGACTCTCATTTCTTTGCTAATGATCTACTTCATTGCATCCTGGTTTTACATTGGGCCAATAGGCTGCACATTCGTTATCCTGATTGGATATTTTCTTTATGCTGTAATAATGACTTTTTTCTCTGAAGGATGGAAACCACATGAACACTGA
- the SMPD4 gene encoding sphingomyelin phosphodiesterase 4 isoform X1 encodes MAGPHLQQPSFLLATLKADCVNKPFVQRCHDLERVIEEFPAKELHGIFPWLVESIFGSLDGIIVGWNLRCLQGKTNPTEYPVALDFLDPSGPMMKLVYKLQAEEYRYDFPVSYLPGPVKASIQEQVLPECSLYHNKVQFPSSGGLGLNLALNPFEYYMFYFAISLITQKNSAVTHHVSPSNSAYFILVDTYLKCFLPTEGSVLPPPYSSPGGAIPSPTPRSPPVPFTSYGMHHTSLLKRHIAHQPSVNADPASQEIWRSETLLQIFVEMWLHHYSLEMYQKMQSPHVKLEVLHYRLSISSKHHGSPAQSSYQALHAYQESFKPTEEHVLVVRLLVKHLHAFSNSLKPEPLSPSAHSHTASPLEEFKRVVIPRFVQEKLYIFLQHCFGHWPLDASFRAVLEMWLSYLQPWRYAPEKPPQSTESLPRSVSEKWAAFIQENLLMYTKLFVGFLNRALRTDLVSPKNALMVFRVAKVFAQPNLAEMILKGEQLFLEPELVIPHRQHRLFMTSTLGGSFFSSWPPAITDASFKVKSHVYSLEGQDFQYKQMFGTEVRNLVLKLAQLICQAQQTAKSISDHSAETTASQSFFSWFRFTPSEMNGSYTGNDLDEIGQDSIKKTDEYLEKALEYLCQIFKLNEAQLTQMMMKCGTAQDENGKKQLPDCIESEDGLILTPLGRYQIINGLRRFEVQYQGDTELQPIRSYENATLVRLLFRLSSALNERFADQMDALCSREDFVGRLCRYHLTNPHLIQKIRYSPVVKDRTNQNWGPRISLRFLASYRTLISLLMIYFIASWFYIGPIGCTFVILIGYFLYAVIMTFFSEGWKPHEH; translated from the exons aTGGCCGGCCCGCACCTGCAGCAGCCCAGCTTCCTGCTG GCCACGTTGAAGGCAGATTGTGTGAACAAACCCTTCGTTCAGAGGTGCCACGACCTGGAGAGGGTCATTGAGGAGTTTCCTGCCAAG GAACTACATGGCATCTTCCCATGGCTAGTGGAGAGCATTTTTGGTAGCCTAGATGGCATCATCGTAGGCTGGAATCTTCGCTGTttgcaaggaaaaacaaatcctACTGAATATCCTGTGGCTTTGGATTTCCTGGATCCCAG CGGCCCAATGATGAAGCTGGTGTACAAACTCCAAGCAGAAGAGTATAGATATGATTTCCCAGTCTCATATCTTCCA GGCCCCGTGAAGGCTTCAATACAAGAGCAAGTCTTACCTGAATGTTCTTTATACCACAACAAAGTCCAGTTTCCTTCATCTGGTGGTTTAGGTTTGAATTTGGCTCTTA ATCCATTTGAATATTACATGTTCTACTTTGCAATTAGTTTGATTACACAGAAG AACTCAGCTGTCACCCATCATGTCAGCCCTTCCAACAGTGCTTATTTCATCTTGGTGGACACGTACCTGAAGTGTTTCCTACCCACAGAAGGAAGTGTCCTTCCTCCACCTTATTCAAGTCCTGGGGGAGCCATCCCTTCCCCAACTCCCAG GTCTCCACCAGTGCCTTTCACTTCCTATGGCATGCATCACACCAGCTTGCTGAAACGGCACATTGCCCATCAGCCTTCCGTGAATGCTGACCCAGCTTCCCAGGAGATCTGGAGATCAGAAACACTGCTTCAG atcTTTGTTGAAATGTGGCTTCATCATTATTCACTGGAAATGTATCAGAAAATGCAGTCCCCTCATGTCAAG CTGGAGGTTCTCCACTACCGACTCAGTATCTCCAGTAAACACCACGGTAGTCCTGCCCAATCCAGCTACCAGGCCCTCCACGCATACCAA GAGTCATTTAAGCCCACTGAAGAGCATGTGCTAGTGGTAAGGCTGCTTGTGAAACATCTACATGCTTTCAGCAACAGCCTGAAACCAGAGCCTCTCTCCCCTTCAGCCCACTCCCACACAGCCAGCCCACTAGAGGAGTTTAAAAG GGTTGTAATTCCTCGGTTTGTCCAGGAGAAGCTTTATATCTTTCtgcaacactgttttggtcactggCCTCTGGATGCCTCTTTCAGAGCA GTTCTTGAGATGTGGTTAAGTTACTTGCAGCCTTGGAGGTACGCTCCGGAAAAGCCACCACAAAGTACAGAGTCTTTACCTCGCAGCGTATCGGAGAAATG GGCTGCCTTCATTCAAGAAAACCTGCTCATGTATACTAAGCTGTTTGTAGGATTTCTGAACAGAGCTCTTCGAACAGACTTGGTCAGTCCAAAAAATGCTCTCATGGTGTTCCGAGTAGCCAAGGTCTTTGCTCAGCCCAATCTAGCTGAAATGATCCTGAAAG GAGAACAGTTATTCCTGGAGCCAGAACTTGTTATTCCACATCGTCAACACCGACTCTTTATGACCTCCACACTTGGCGGGAGCTTCTTTTCATCATGGCCTCCAGCTATTACAGATGCCTCATTTAAAGTGAAGAGTCATGTTTACAGCCTGGAAGGACAGGACTTCCAGTATAAACAGATGTTTGGCACAGAAGTCAGAAATTTG GTATTAAAACTGGCTCAGTTAATTTGTCAGGCGCAGCAGACGGCAAAATCCATATCAGACCATTCTGCGGAGACAACGGCTAGCCAGTCCTTCTTTTCGTGGTTTAGATTTACACCGTCGGAGATGAATGGTTCCTACACAGGCAATGACCTTGATGAAATTGGGCAAGACAGCATCAAAAAAACAGATGAATATTTAGAGAAGGCACTGGAATACTTGTGCCAAATCTTTAAG CTGAATGAAGCCCAGCTGACCCAGATGATGATGAAGTGTGGGACAGCTCAagatgagaatggaaaaaaacaacttccaGACTGCATTGAAAGTGAGGATGGCCTCATTCTTACACCCCTCGGCAGGTACCAG ATCATAAATGGCTTACGTAGATTTGAGGTGCAGTATCAAGGAGATACTGAACTTCAGCCCATCCGAAGCTACGAAAATGCCACTCTTGTCCGCCTCCTATTTCGTTTATCCTCAGCGCTTAACGAAAGG TTTGCTGATCAGATGGATGCGCTTTGCTCCAGGGAAGATTTTGTTGGTAGACTTTGTCGCTATCATCTTACCAACCCCCACCTCATACAGAAAATCAGGTATAGTCCCGTGGTGAAGGACAGAACAAACCAGAACTGGGGACCAAGAATCAGTCTGAGGTTTCTGGCTAGCTACAGGACTCTCATTTCTTTGCTAATGATCTACTTCATTGCATCCTGGTTTTACATTGGGCCAATAGGCTGCACATTCGTTATCCTGATTGGATATTTTCTTTATGCTGTAATAATGACTTTTTTCTCTGAAGGATGGAAACCACATGAACACTGA
- the SMPD4 gene encoding sphingomyelin phosphodiesterase 4 isoform X3 — MFFIPQQSPVSFIWWFSIPRYLTAVPVSYCLFLDSVLPDPFEYYMFYFAISLITQKNSAVTHHVSPSNSAYFILVDTYLKCFLPTEGSVLPPPYSSPGGAIPSPTPRSPPVPFTSYGMHHTSLLKRHIAHQPSVNADPASQEIWRSETLLQIFVEMWLHHYSLEMYQKMQSPHVKLEVLHYRLSISSKHHGSPAQSSYQALHAYQESFKPTEEHVLVVRLLVKHLHAFSNSLKPEPLSPSAHSHTASPLEEFKRVVIPRFVQEKLYIFLQHCFGHWPLDASFRAVLEMWLSYLQPWRYAPEKPPQSTESLPRSVSEKWAAFIQENLLMYTKLFVGFLNRALRTDLVSPKNALMVFRVAKVFAQPNLAEMILKGEQLFLEPELVIPHRQHRLFMTSTLGGSFFSSWPPAITDASFKVKSHVYSLEGQDFQYKQMFGTEVRNLVLKLAQLICQAQQTAKSISDHSAETTASQSFFSWFRFTPSEMNGSYTGNDLDEIGQDSIKKTDEYLEKALEYLCQIFKLNEAQLTQMMMKCGTAQDENGKKQLPDCIESEDGLILTPLGRYQIINGLRRFEVQYQGDTELQPIRSYENATLVRLLFRLSSALNERFADQMDALCSREDFVGRLCRYHLTNPHLIQKIRYSPVVKDRTNQNWGPRISLRFLASYRTLISLLMIYFIASWFYIGPIGCTFVILIGYFLYAVIMTFFSEGWKPHEH; from the exons ATGTTCTTTATACCACAACAAAGTCCAGTTTCCTTCATCTGGTGGTTTAG CATCCCCAGATATCTAACAGCTGTACCTGTTTCTTATTGTCTGTTCCTTGACTCTGTTCTACCAGATCCATTTGAATATTACATGTTCTACTTTGCAATTAGTTTGATTACACAGAAG AACTCAGCTGTCACCCATCATGTCAGCCCTTCCAACAGTGCTTATTTCATCTTGGTGGACACGTACCTGAAGTGTTTCCTACCCACAGAAGGAAGTGTCCTTCCTCCACCTTATTCAAGTCCTGGGGGAGCCATCCCTTCCCCAACTCCCAG GTCTCCACCAGTGCCTTTCACTTCCTATGGCATGCATCACACCAGCTTGCTGAAACGGCACATTGCCCATCAGCCTTCCGTGAATGCTGACCCAGCTTCCCAGGAGATCTGGAGATCAGAAACACTGCTTCAG atcTTTGTTGAAATGTGGCTTCATCATTATTCACTGGAAATGTATCAGAAAATGCAGTCCCCTCATGTCAAG CTGGAGGTTCTCCACTACCGACTCAGTATCTCCAGTAAACACCACGGTAGTCCTGCCCAATCCAGCTACCAGGCCCTCCACGCATACCAA GAGTCATTTAAGCCCACTGAAGAGCATGTGCTAGTGGTAAGGCTGCTTGTGAAACATCTACATGCTTTCAGCAACAGCCTGAAACCAGAGCCTCTCTCCCCTTCAGCCCACTCCCACACAGCCAGCCCACTAGAGGAGTTTAAAAG GGTTGTAATTCCTCGGTTTGTCCAGGAGAAGCTTTATATCTTTCtgcaacactgttttggtcactggCCTCTGGATGCCTCTTTCAGAGCA GTTCTTGAGATGTGGTTAAGTTACTTGCAGCCTTGGAGGTACGCTCCGGAAAAGCCACCACAAAGTACAGAGTCTTTACCTCGCAGCGTATCGGAGAAATG GGCTGCCTTCATTCAAGAAAACCTGCTCATGTATACTAAGCTGTTTGTAGGATTTCTGAACAGAGCTCTTCGAACAGACTTGGTCAGTCCAAAAAATGCTCTCATGGTGTTCCGAGTAGCCAAGGTCTTTGCTCAGCCCAATCTAGCTGAAATGATCCTGAAAG GAGAACAGTTATTCCTGGAGCCAGAACTTGTTATTCCACATCGTCAACACCGACTCTTTATGACCTCCACACTTGGCGGGAGCTTCTTTTCATCATGGCCTCCAGCTATTACAGATGCCTCATTTAAAGTGAAGAGTCATGTTTACAGCCTGGAAGGACAGGACTTCCAGTATAAACAGATGTTTGGCACAGAAGTCAGAAATTTG GTATTAAAACTGGCTCAGTTAATTTGTCAGGCGCAGCAGACGGCAAAATCCATATCAGACCATTCTGCGGAGACAACGGCTAGCCAGTCCTTCTTTTCGTGGTTTAGATTTACACCGTCGGAGATGAATGGTTCCTACACAGGCAATGACCTTGATGAAATTGGGCAAGACAGCATCAAAAAAACAGATGAATATTTAGAGAAGGCACTGGAATACTTGTGCCAAATCTTTAAG CTGAATGAAGCCCAGCTGACCCAGATGATGATGAAGTGTGGGACAGCTCAagatgagaatggaaaaaaacaacttccaGACTGCATTGAAAGTGAGGATGGCCTCATTCTTACACCCCTCGGCAGGTACCAG ATCATAAATGGCTTACGTAGATTTGAGGTGCAGTATCAAGGAGATACTGAACTTCAGCCCATCCGAAGCTACGAAAATGCCACTCTTGTCCGCCTCCTATTTCGTTTATCCTCAGCGCTTAACGAAAGG TTTGCTGATCAGATGGATGCGCTTTGCTCCAGGGAAGATTTTGTTGGTAGACTTTGTCGCTATCATCTTACCAACCCCCACCTCATACAGAAAATCAGGTATAGTCCCGTGGTGAAGGACAGAACAAACCAGAACTGGGGACCAAGAATCAGTCTGAGGTTTCTGGCTAGCTACAGGACTCTCATTTCTTTGCTAATGATCTACTTCATTGCATCCTGGTTTTACATTGGGCCAATAGGCTGCACATTCGTTATCCTGATTGGATATTTTCTTTATGCTGTAATAATGACTTTTTTCTCTGAAGGATGGAAACCACATGAACACTGA